In Ciconia boyciana chromosome 3, ASM3463844v1, whole genome shotgun sequence, a genomic segment contains:
- the TBCC gene encoding tubulin-specific chaperone C, with product MEAAGEVAAAAPAEELRAPAAFVAPLQPEMAAAAVVLPERLQRREAERQQGVERQRQKKEAQVVKEEQSEFFVAAFAREREAVEALLAAGPLEEAAARLQGLQKLLTESVRFLAPYEVRQGQEAVARLQGDLAARRQELQPKKKFAFRARKKEAAPGSEPRPAEPARPAAAAPAPGCGPAEGEAGGPPLCGFSGAENEELELGPAELLQRDVVLSELRGCRVLLRGNANTLRMRDCQGCTVLCGPVSTSALVDGCSDCLLVLACQQLRTHRTRDSQFYVHVTSRAVIEDCTKVSFAPYAWSYAGIERDFESSGLDRNRNNWNLVDDFDWLATDKPSPNWSLIPEQERISCWD from the coding sequence ATGGAGGCGGCGGGAgaggtggcggcggcggcgcccgccgAGGAGCTGCGGGCGCCGGCCGCCTTCGtggctcccctgcagcctgagatggccgccgccgccgtggTGCTGCCGGAGCGGCTGCAGCGGCGGGAAGCGGAGCGGCAGCAGGGCGTGGAGCGGCAGCGGCAGAAGAAGGAGGCGCAGGTGGTGAAGGAGGAGCAGAGCGAGTTCTTCGTGGCCGCCTTCGCCCGGGAGCGAGAGGCCGTGGAGGCGCTCCTGGCCGCGGGGCCGCTGGAGGAGGCGGCCGCCCGCCTGCAAgggctgcagaagctgctgacCGAGAGCGTGCGGTTCCTGGCGCCCTACGAGGTGCGGCAGGGGCAGGAGGCCGTGGCGCGGCTCCAGGGGGACCTGGCGGCCCGgcgccaggagctgcagcccaaGAAGAAATTCGCCTTCCGGGCCCGCAAGAAAGAAGCGGCTCCGGGCAGCGAGCCGCGCCCCGCGGAGCCCGCCCGGCCTgcggccgccgcgccggcccccGGCTGCGGCCCCGCCGAAGGGGAGGCGGGCGGGCCGCCGCTGTGCGGGTTCAGCGGCGCCGAGAACGAGGAGCTGGAGCTCGGCCCCGCGGAGCTGCTGCAGCGGGACGTGGTGCTCTCCGAGCTGCGCGGCTGCCGGGTGCTGCTCCGCGGCAACGCCAACACCCTGCGGATGCGGGACTGCCAGGGCTGCACCGTGCTCTGCGGGCCCGTGTCCACCTCCGCGCTGGTGGATGGCTGCAGCGATTGTCTCCTGGTGCTGGCCTGCCAGCAGCTCCGCACCCATCGCACCCGCGACAGTCAGTTCTACGTGCACGTCACCAGCCGGGCCGTAATCGAGGACTGCACTAAGGTCTCCTTCGCTCCCTACGCCTGGAGCTACGCTGGTATCGAGAGAGATTTCGAGTCTTCTGGGCtagacagaaacagaaacaactgGAACCTGGTGGATGACTTTGACTGGCTGGCGACTGACAAGCCTTCGCCCAACTGGAGCCTGATCCCCGAGCAGGAAAGAATCAGCTGCTGGGACTGA